From the Actinopolymorpha singaporensis genome, the window AGCGCGGACCAAGTGACGCCAGGGGTACGCCGTCATGGTGTCGTTCGCCGCCTACCCAGCAGCCTCGTTCGACGATCCGGTGGAGGTCGTGCTGCTCGGCATGGTCGGCGTCCGTGGCGAGGTGCTGGAGCCAGCGAACCTGGCGGTCGTTCGCCCAGTACAGCCGCGCACTCTCGGCGGCAGCCGCCTGCGCGAGTTCATGCCGCACGGCGGGTTCGATGGCGTGGTCGGTGAAGGGGTGCCGGTTGGTTCGACGGCGAGGGATGGACGGGAACAGCCCTGCCAGCTCGGTGCCCTCGCCGCTGCCGGTGCCGAGGGTCAGCCGTGCGGCCAGCGTGGGCCGGCACGTATCAGGGAGCAGCACTGTCGTGGTTCGAAGTGCGAGCGTCGCGGCGGCGACGCGCAGGTTGAGTACGGCGGCACCCACGCCGATCAACGTCAGTCTGCCGTCAGGGTCCTCGGCGGTGAGCTCCCGCGTGACGTCGCGGTGGACCTCTACGGTCCGGTGCCGGAACCCGAACAGCCAAGGCTGGGTGTTGTGCATCGAAGGTGCCAGGACCGCCGCACGGACGAGCAGTTCACGTTCGGCTGCGGTCAGCTCCGGGCCTTGCGTGTTCGCGGTTGTGGTTGTCATGTCGGCGCTGTCGCCCCTTTCACCTGCCGCGGGGCCGCACGGCGTACGGCCGGAGGTCCAGGCTGTGTGCCGTGGAACCCCGGCCGGTGCGTCGTTCACGTGATCCCCCGTCGCGGTCCGGATGTGGATTCGGGCTCAGCTCAGCCAGCGGCTGTGGCGGACCAGTCCGATCCGGGCCCATGCCCGGCCGAGGCCCCAGACCGCGCCGGCGTCGGCGACGGCGAAGAGGATCAGGAGCAGGGCGTAGAGGAGGTGGTAGTCGACGAGCGGGTTGGTCGACATGGTGGGAGTACCGGCGGAGCTCAGGTGCGCCATGGGCCATTCCGCGGCCCACATGAGGACCATCATGATCGAGCCGGCAACCGCGGCGAGGCGTAGCCCGATGCCGGCGATGACGGCGACGCCGACACCGAGGAGCCCCAGCATGAACAGCCAGTCGGCCCAGCCGGCGCCTGCCCAGCTGTGGAACATGGACTGGAGCGGTCCGGCCTGGACACTGCCGAGAAATCCCTTGGTCGGCGAGCCCCCATGAAGCCAGGAGCGCGCCGACGGCGTGGCGTAGTTCCAGCCGAACAGCTTGTCGGCGAAGGCCCACAAGAAGACGAACCCGAGGGCGATACGCAAGACGGCGAGCACCCTCCTGGTACCCACCGACATGGACCCGCCACTCTCTGCATCGGTGGTCGCGGAGCCTGGGGCGGTCTGCTGCTGCCCCGGCAGAGACGGGCTCCGGTGAGGGCGGGGCGCTTCGTGGCGGATGGTCATGATGGCCTTCCTTCTGTGGGTCGTGAACCATGCACCAGAAGCATCTCGCCGCACCATGGGCCGGTACTGCGGGCAATGTCCCTTTCTGTCGTAGCCAAATGGCCCTGTCCCAAAGGCCCGTTTGGCACGGGCGGCTCAGCGGTCGTGCCCGGCGTTGCGACGGAGTTCGACGGCGAACACCGCGGCCTCCGTACGGCGCTCCATACCGAGCTTGCGCAGGATCGCGGAGACGTAGTTCTTCACTGTCTTCTCGGCGAGGAAGAGGTCCTTGGCGATCTGCTTGTTGGTCAGGCCGTCGGCCACGAGTTCGAGAATCTCGCGTTCTTTCTCGGTCAGCGTCGCGTACCTCGGGTCCTCCGGTGGCGGTTTGCGGAGCCGGTCGAGGACCGCCGCTGTGAGCGCGGGGTCGAGCATGGACCCGCCGGCGGCGACGTGGCGGATGGCGGCCAGGATCGCGTTGCTGTCTATCTGCTTGAGAAGATAGCCGGCCGCTCCGGCCATGATCGCGTCGAAGAGAGCCTGGTCGTCGGAGTACGACGTGAGCATCAGGCACGCCGGCGGCGGCTCGGTCGCAGCGCGGATCTCCCGGCAGACCTCCACGCCGTTGCCGTCCGGAAGGCGTACGTCGAGGATCGCGACGTGCGGGCGGAGGGCGGGTACGCGGGCGCGGGCCTGGGCCGCCGTACCGGCTTCCCCGACCACCTCGATGTCCGGCTCGTCGTGTAGCAACTCCCGGATGCCGCCTCGTACCACTTCGTGGTCGTCCACCACGAACACGCGAATCGTCATGGTCACAGCTTGGTGCATGAGCACGGTCCCGAGAAGGGCCGTCCGAGCAAGCCTCCGAACCGATGCCTGCGCCGGTCGCTGTGTCCGATCCGGCCAGGCTCGTAAAGACTGGCGCGACTTCATAGTCTTGGCGTGGGAGGAGAGCTATGACCCCCTGCGAGCATCAGGAAGATGCCGGTTGGCAGCCTTCCGTAACGTCACAACCACCGAACGAGTCCTCCGGCAAGCAGGTCGAAACCGAGCGCATGCTGCTGGACGCCGTCATGTCCGTGGCGAGCGGCGGCACTCTGGCCGCGGTCCTGGAACGCATCGTGCAGCGCGCCGTCGATCTCGTCGAAGCGCGATACGGAGCGCTCGGGGTGATCGGGCCGGATCGCACGCTCGTCGAGTTCCACCACGTCGGCAT encodes:
- a CDS encoding Acg family FMN-binding oxidoreductase produces the protein MTTTTANTQGPELTAAERELLVRAAVLAPSMHNTQPWLFGFRHRTVEVHRDVTRELTAEDPDGRLTLIGVGAAVLNLRVAAATLALRTTTVLLPDTCRPTLAARLTLGTGSGEGTELAGLFPSIPRRRTNRHPFTDHAIEPAVRHELAQAAAAESARLYWANDRQVRWLQHLATDADHAEQHDLHRIVERGCWVGGERHHDGVPLASLGPRSADVPSPVRDLAVDPADRARATARFEDHPQLAVLATAEDSPRSWLVAGQALQRVLLLATRHGLAASLLNQLIEHEELRELLYDPGAGPTAPQAVLRLGRGRDVPSTPRRPVEAFVLHDDETP
- a CDS encoding DoxX family membrane protein, which gives rise to MRIALGFVFLWAFADKLFGWNYATPSARSWLHGGSPTKGFLGSVQAGPLQSMFHSWAGAGWADWLFMLGLLGVGVAVIAGIGLRLAAVAGSIMMVLMWAAEWPMAHLSSAGTPTMSTNPLVDYHLLYALLLILFAVADAGAVWGLGRAWARIGLVRHSRWLS
- a CDS encoding response regulator gives rise to the protein MTIRVFVVDDHEVVRGGIRELLHDEPDIEVVGEAGTAAQARARVPALRPHVAILDVRLPDGNGVEVCREIRAATEPPPACLMLTSYSDDQALFDAIMAGAAGYLLKQIDSNAILAAIRHVAAGGSMLDPALTAAVLDRLRKPPPEDPRYATLTEKEREILELVADGLTNKQIAKDLFLAEKTVKNYVSAILRKLGMERRTEAAVFAVELRRNAGHDR